The Erythrobacter aurantius genome includes a window with the following:
- a CDS encoding GcrA family cell cycle regulator — MSWTDERIATLKKMWEGGATASQIAEELGGVSRNAVIGKAHRLGLKSRPSPVKANDKKKPAKKPAAKPAPAAKKAAPPAPKPSPKPAAAENESAPEAPVAKADTAPAKDGNSQPMPNPTPDLPKIVSVGPGGFLRQGPGDQQAPIPPAPPRRLVPAKPSPEIADKTSLLDLSDKVCRWPMGHPGEPDFHFCGETVNPGFPYCVEHCGRAYQAQLPRGARRPPPPLPFGGPRVR; from the coding sequence GCCAGCCAGATCGCCGAGGAACTGGGCGGGGTCAGCCGCAACGCGGTGATCGGCAAAGCTCACCGGCTGGGCCTGAAATCACGCCCTTCACCGGTCAAGGCGAACGACAAGAAGAAGCCGGCGAAGAAACCGGCGGCCAAGCCTGCGCCCGCTGCGAAGAAAGCGGCACCACCCGCGCCCAAGCCGTCGCCAAAGCCTGCTGCTGCCGAAAACGAAAGCGCGCCGGAAGCACCTGTGGCCAAGGCGGATACGGCACCGGCGAAGGACGGCAATTCGCAGCCCATGCCCAACCCCACGCCAGATCTTCCAAAGATCGTTTCGGTCGGCCCCGGCGGGTTCCTGCGCCAAGGCCCGGGCGACCAGCAGGCACCGATTCCCCCTGCTCCGCCGCGGCGGCTGGTTCCGGCCAAGCCAAGCCCTGAAATCGCCGACAAGACAAGCCTGCTCGATCTGTCGGACAAGGTTTGCCGCTGGCCGATGGGCCATCCGGGCGAACCCGATTTCCATTTCTGCGGAGAAACGGTGAACCCCGGTTTCCCCTATTGCGTCGAACATTGCGGCCGGGCCTATCAGGCACAGCTTCCGCGTGGTGCGCGCCGTCCCCCACCGCCGCTTCCTTTCGGCGGGCCGCGCGTCCGCTGA